The following proteins come from a genomic window of Paenibacillus spongiae:
- a CDS encoding ThiF family adenylyltransferase, with translation MAATDSIDEQPSLSDDAAWSERYSRQTRFAPIGTAGQNRLRKASVLIVGCGALGASLAQHMVRAGVGTVRIVDRDYVEPSNLQRQVLFDEEDARSALPKAVAAANKLRRINSDVAVEPYVADVTAQSAVKLTEGVMLVLDGTDNVPTRLAMSDTCFRLGIPLLYGGIAGSHGMSATLIPGETACLRCLIGGTEEDHSGETCDTIGVISPIVDWIAALQAAEALKWLAGAREAIRRTWLSADLWPFRLSESAMPKPSSSCPCCSTAAIGSPMNRGGDIDGQAYHSNHKEDIVGQVQDPLHVKESAAQERRSIRAKEIAAKVTSAIHASTSSVEERALSAAGAKTRVGKQAEYEKINRRDDAALQANGNQSTGLLSASDDPIEKPVRSVMLCGRDSVQVSIGRTIDLVKAQQHMAACGMPVTANPYLVRVQIQEGELLALFPDGRILVQGTQDTRRAEALCERYVSAIMAADVETAPLNGLRGREE, from the coding sequence TTGGCGGCGACCGACTCAATCGATGAACAACCAAGCCTAAGTGACGATGCCGCATGGAGCGAACGGTATTCGAGGCAAACGAGGTTTGCCCCTATCGGAACCGCGGGTCAGAACCGGCTGCGGAAAGCATCCGTCCTTATCGTCGGCTGCGGCGCATTGGGGGCATCGCTCGCCCAGCATATGGTGCGCGCAGGCGTAGGGACGGTAAGGATCGTGGACCGCGATTATGTGGAGCCGAGCAATCTGCAGCGGCAGGTGCTCTTCGACGAGGAGGATGCGCGGTCCGCGCTGCCGAAGGCAGTTGCTGCGGCGAATAAATTGCGCCGCATCAATAGCGATGTGGCCGTCGAGCCGTATGTCGCGGACGTCACGGCGCAAAGTGCCGTGAAGCTTACCGAAGGCGTTATGCTGGTACTGGACGGGACAGATAATGTACCTACCCGTCTGGCGATGAGCGATACATGCTTTCGCCTCGGAATTCCGCTGCTGTACGGGGGGATCGCGGGATCGCATGGGATGAGCGCGACGCTCATCCCCGGTGAAACCGCCTGCTTGCGCTGCTTGATTGGCGGGACGGAGGAAGACCACTCAGGCGAGACCTGCGATACGATCGGCGTAATATCGCCGATCGTAGATTGGATCGCCGCGCTGCAAGCGGCGGAAGCGCTCAAGTGGCTGGCCGGAGCGCGGGAGGCGATTCGCCGGACGTGGCTATCTGCGGATCTGTGGCCGTTTCGACTATCCGAATCGGCGATGCCGAAGCCTTCGTCGAGCTGTCCTTGCTGCAGCACTGCAGCTATCGGATCCCCGATGAATCGCGGGGGGGATATTGACGGGCAGGCTTATCACTCGAATCATAAGGAGGATATCGTCGGGCAGGTCCAAGACCCTCTTCATGTGAAGGAGAGTGCGGCGCAGGAAAGACGATCGATTCGTGCGAAAGAGATTGCTGCGAAAGTAACGAGCGCGATTCATGCAAGCACATCGAGCGTTGAAGAACGCGCGTTAAGCGCTGCTGGAGCTAAGACAAGGGTTGGCAAGCAAGCCGAATACGAAAAGATAAATCGTCGAGATGATGCCGCCCTGCAGGCGAATGGGAATCAATCAACGGGATTGTTATCAGCAAGCGATGACCCTATTGAGAAACCCGTTCGTTCGGTTATGCTGTGCGGCCGCGATTCCGTTCAAGTTTCGATTGGCCGAACGATCGATCTCGTTAAGGCTCAGCAGCACATGGCTGCGTGCGGGATGCCGGTAACCGCTAATCCATATCTGGTTCGGGTGCAGATCCAGGAAGGCGAGCTGCTCGCATTATTTCCGGATGGACGCATCCTGGTTCAAGGCACGCAGGATACAAGAAGGGCCGAGGCGCTTTGCGAACGCTATGTTTCGGCAATTATGGCAGCAGACGTCGAGACAGCCCCGTTGAACGGTTTAAGGGGCAGGGAGGAGTAA
- the thiD gene encoding bifunctional hydroxymethylpyrimidine kinase/phosphomethylpyrimidine kinase, producing MEDQVHQRLSPDPDPHPRVLTIAGSDSGGGAGIQADLKTCQELGVFGMTALTAVTAQNSLGVHAIYPLPVETVEAQLIAVLDDMGASAVKTGMLLDSAIVRIVAKTLEERHIRRLVIDPVLYAKDGSALFRREATDSLKAELLPIAEIVTPNIPEACELLEIQPDTIRTIADMVEAARSLLDFGPRYVLLKGGHLTGGTNGSSESDEAVDVLVGAPASGLHEPILLRSPRIATRHTHGTGCTLAAAIAALLAQGRDVPSAAREAKRFVTAAIQASVPHGRGIGSLWHAAHRHISEPLAVEE from the coding sequence ATGGAAGACCAAGTGCATCAGAGGCTTAGTCCGGACCCGGACCCGCATCCGCGGGTTTTGACCATCGCGGGATCGGATTCCGGAGGCGGCGCAGGTATTCAAGCAGACTTGAAAACATGCCAGGAGCTGGGCGTATTCGGCATGACTGCGCTAACCGCAGTAACGGCGCAAAACAGTCTCGGCGTCCATGCGATCTATCCGCTTCCGGTGGAGACCGTCGAAGCCCAGCTTATTGCGGTTCTGGACGATATGGGGGCAAGCGCGGTCAAGACCGGCATGCTGCTCGACTCCGCTATCGTCCGGATCGTAGCAAAAACGCTGGAGGAGCGCCATATACGAAGACTTGTTATAGATCCCGTACTATATGCCAAGGACGGATCGGCATTATTTCGCAGAGAGGCAACGGACTCCCTCAAGGCTGAGCTGCTGCCCATAGCCGAGATCGTTACACCGAATATACCCGAAGCCTGCGAGCTGCTGGAGATTCAGCCCGACACAATTCGTACGATAGCCGATATGGTAGAAGCTGCACGGAGTCTCTTGGACTTCGGTCCCCGATATGTGCTGCTCAAGGGCGGGCATCTGACCGGCGGCACCAACGGCAGCAGCGAATCGGACGAAGCCGTGGACGTGCTTGTCGGAGCGCCGGCAAGCGGCTTGCACGAGCCGATTCTGCTGCGTTCGCCGCGAATAGCAACGCGTCATACGCATGGAACGGGCTGCACCTTGGCCGCGGCGATCGCGGCCCTGCTGGCGCAAGGACGCGATGTGCCGTCTGCTGCCCGTGAAGCGAAGCGTTTTGTCACAGCGGCCATACAAGCGTCCGTCCCTCATGGACGGGGGATTGGTTCGCTATGGCATGCGGCTCACCGGCACATCTCAGAGCCGCTTGCGGTGGAAGAGTAA
- the thiO gene encoding glycine oxidase ThiO, whose translation MPEQVIVLGGGIIGLSCAFEAAQRGAHVTVVEPHEFGGQASGAAAGMLAPYTENPEQPDPFFHLCAASLRLYPEWLRHIESISGLNAELMNTGSLTVAMHESDLLPLQTRLAWQQAYGLRAELVEGSSLRLLEPSLSPAVTAALFCPDESHVYAPHLVQALEAACRRMGVKLISHAGAITLPGLNGQYGVQVKTAEAGTFTGDRLVVCAGAWACKYAEAFGFPIPIHPIRGQICAFDVPVRDVRHMVFSSQAYWVGKNNGTLVCGASEDVAGYDTSVTERGIERLVRFGPRLLPLLEGLRPIHSWAGLRPATRDGWPLIGPLPGRPDIILAAGHYRNGILLSPVTAAIVADLLTGRKPDGPIAAFAPDRFAGTAARRGVS comes from the coding sequence ATGCCTGAGCAGGTCATTGTTCTCGGAGGCGGAATCATCGGACTCTCTTGCGCATTCGAAGCCGCACAGCGCGGAGCGCACGTTACGGTCGTGGAGCCGCATGAATTCGGGGGACAGGCATCCGGGGCTGCGGCAGGCATGCTCGCTCCGTATACCGAGAATCCGGAGCAGCCCGACCCGTTCTTCCATCTGTGTGCTGCAAGCTTACGTCTATATCCGGAATGGCTGAGACATATCGAATCCATATCCGGCTTGAATGCGGAGCTGATGAACACCGGCAGCCTGACGGTCGCCATGCATGAGTCGGACCTGCTGCCGCTGCAGACGAGACTTGCATGGCAGCAAGCCTATGGACTAAGGGCTGAGCTTGTCGAGGGCTCCAGTCTGCGATTGCTCGAGCCATCGTTATCGCCGGCGGTAACGGCTGCCTTGTTCTGCCCGGATGAAAGCCATGTCTATGCTCCGCATCTCGTCCAGGCGTTGGAAGCAGCCTGCAGGAGGATGGGCGTGAAGCTGATTTCACATGCGGGAGCCATTACCCTGCCCGGCTTGAACGGCCAATACGGCGTTCAGGTGAAGACAGCCGAAGCGGGAACCTTCACGGGCGATCGGCTCGTCGTGTGCGCAGGCGCTTGGGCGTGCAAGTATGCCGAAGCCTTCGGTTTTCCGATTCCGATCCATCCGATTCGCGGTCAAATCTGCGCCTTCGACGTTCCCGTTCGCGACGTGCGTCATATGGTGTTCTCCAGCCAAGCCTATTGGGTAGGCAAAAATAACGGAACGCTTGTGTGCGGCGCGTCGGAGGATGTTGCCGGTTACGATACCTCCGTAACGGAACGCGGAATCGAACGGCTGGTCCGCTTTGGTCCCCGCCTACTGCCGTTACTGGAAGGGCTGCGCCCGATCCATAGCTGGGCCGGGTTAAGGCCGGCTACGCGCGACGGCTGGCCGCTTATCGGCCCACTGCCCGGCAGACCGGATATCATCTTGGCGGCGGGGCATTACCGGAACGGCATACTGCTTAGCCCGGTTACGGCAGCAATTGTCGCCGATCTGCTCACTGGGCGTAAGCCTGACGGGCCGATTGCGGCATTCGCTCCGGACAGATTTGCCGGAACGGCAGCGAGGAGAGGTGTTTCATGA
- the thiE gene encoding thiamine phosphate synthase: MLDKKWADFRLYVITGENYHPGRSLVTVMEQTLQGGADIVQLRAKDIPKRELLSQAYALRELTRRYDVPLIINDHIDIAQAVDADGVHLGQEDLPLAEARRILGSDRIIGISTHSLEQALEAERGGADYIGVGPVFPTGTKPGRQAVTTSYVREAAQRIRIPFVAIGGITTDNVGDVLAAGATRICAVSAIVGSEDPAEECSSFLHAIHTSAQTAEGPAELKRIRVNGRTEQTAASNVIELIQQLGLEGKRIVVELNGSILARDEWSRAEIENDAELELVHFVGGG, translated from the coding sequence ATGTTGGATAAAAAGTGGGCCGATTTTCGTCTTTATGTCATAACCGGCGAAAATTATCATCCAGGCAGGAGCTTGGTCACCGTCATGGAGCAAACGCTTCAGGGCGGCGCGGATATCGTGCAGCTGCGCGCGAAGGACATCCCGAAACGGGAGCTGCTGTCGCAAGCCTATGCGCTGCGTGAATTGACACGACGCTATGATGTGCCGCTTATCATCAATGATCATATCGATATCGCCCAAGCCGTCGATGCGGACGGCGTTCATCTTGGACAGGAGGACCTGCCTCTCGCCGAAGCAAGACGTATTCTGGGTTCAGATCGTATCATCGGCATTTCGACGCACAGCTTGGAGCAGGCGTTGGAAGCAGAGAGAGGCGGCGCCGACTACATTGGGGTTGGACCGGTGTTCCCTACGGGTACGAAGCCTGGCCGGCAGGCGGTTACGACCTCTTATGTACGGGAAGCTGCGCAGCGGATCCGGATCCCTTTCGTAGCAATCGGAGGCATTACGACAGACAACGTCGGCGATGTCCTGGCCGCAGGCGCGACACGGATATGCGCGGTCTCGGCTATTGTCGGCAGTGAAGATCCGGCTGAGGAGTGCAGCTCATTCCTGCATGCTATTCATACGTCGGCTCAGACGGCTGAAGGCCCGGCCGAGCTGAAGCGGATCCGGGTGAACGGACGCACGGAACAGACAGCGGCGTCCAATGTGATCGAGCTCATACAGCAGCTGGGCCTTGAGGGCAAACGTATTGTCGTCGAGCTCAACGGCTCGATTTTAGCCCGCGATGAATGGAGCAGGGCAGAGATCGAGAATGATGCGGAGCTGGAGCTGGTTCATTTTGTAGGGGGAGGTTAA